A window of the Candidatus Jettenia caeni genome harbors these coding sequences:
- a CDS encoding 3-oxoacyl-(acyl-carrier-protein) synthase II, translating into MQEKRRVVVTGVGAVTPLGLEKNTLWSALCEGKSGIKPITSFDTSAFDVHFGGEVSDFDSSKWFDVKEARRLERFTQFSVVASINAINDAGLKLDDYDATRVGVLIGSGMGGLQEIESQHNILINKGPSRISPLMIPKLMVNAAPAQVAIRFGIKGPNYALVTACTTGVNSIGEAVRIIQRGDAEIMIAGSSEAIITPLALSGFSAMKALSTRNDAPQKASRPFDKNRDGFVFSEGAGIVVLEEFETAKKRGANIYAEVSGYGLNADAYHIAAPECNGDGAAKCMNSALKDANCNPEEIDYINAHATSTPLGDNIEIKAIKRVFGPYAPQIPVSSTKSMLGHQLGASGSVEVVICALVIKEGIIPPTINYETPDPECSGLDFIPNVAREKKVKQILSNSFGFGGHNASIILKGL; encoded by the coding sequence ATGCAAGAGAAACGAAGGGTTGTTGTCACAGGCGTCGGGGCAGTTACGCCTTTAGGGCTGGAAAAGAATACACTATGGTCGGCGCTGTGCGAGGGAAAAAGCGGTATTAAACCTATCACTTCTTTTGATACCTCAGCATTTGATGTACACTTCGGCGGAGAAGTTAGCGATTTTGATTCCAGTAAGTGGTTCGATGTTAAAGAGGCGCGCCGGTTAGAACGCTTTACACAATTCTCCGTAGTCGCTTCTATAAATGCCATCAATGATGCCGGATTGAAATTGGATGACTACGATGCAACAAGGGTAGGGGTTTTAATTGGTTCTGGCATGGGTGGTTTACAAGAAATTGAAAGCCAACATAATATTCTTATCAACAAAGGTCCCTCAAGGATATCCCCCCTTATGATTCCTAAATTGATGGTTAATGCCGCTCCGGCGCAGGTGGCAATACGATTCGGGATCAAAGGGCCTAATTATGCACTGGTAACAGCATGCACCACAGGCGTTAATTCTATCGGAGAGGCAGTCAGGATTATTCAGAGAGGGGACGCAGAAATCATGATCGCAGGAAGTTCAGAAGCGATAATCACACCTTTAGCCCTCAGTGGATTTAGCGCCATGAAAGCACTTTCCACACGTAATGATGCTCCACAGAAAGCAAGTCGTCCCTTTGACAAAAATCGGGATGGTTTCGTTTTCTCAGAAGGAGCCGGCATCGTTGTACTGGAAGAATTTGAAACAGCAAAGAAACGAGGCGCAAATATCTATGCAGAGGTATCGGGATACGGACTTAATGCCGATGCCTACCATATTGCAGCACCAGAATGTAATGGCGATGGCGCGGCAAAGTGTATGAATAGCGCCTTAAAAGATGCCAACTGCAACCCGGAAGAAATTGACTACATTAACGCACATGCTACGTCAACTCCTCTCGGTGACAATATTGAAATAAAGGCTATTAAAAGAGTTTTTGGACCGTACGCCCCGCAAATTCCCGTGAGTTCAACAAAATCCATGTTAGGCCATCAGTTAGGGGCTTCGGGAAGTGTTGAGGTAGTGATCTGCGCCTTAGTAATTAAGGAAGGTATTATTCCTCCAACCATCAATTACGAGACACCTGATCCCGAATGCTCGGGACTGGATTTTATTCCTAATGTCGCTCGTGAAAAGAAGGTTAAACAGATTCTCTCCAACTCATTTGGCTTTGGCGGGCACAACGCCAGCATTATCTTAAAAGGATTATGA
- a CDS encoding UDP-3-O-[3-hydroxymyristoyl] glucosamine N-acyltransferase, with product MKYTLSQIQLITGGRVIGNLNTIITGIASIETAKEGDITFIKDDTLIPQALLSKASVIVTHREIGTLKRPQIVIETNPFLAFTKLMEVIAKEKHNRPIGIHPLSSISKEAILGKEVSIGAYVIIEDRVRIGNNVTIYPNTFIGKESSIGDGSLIYPHVTIREEVTIGKRVIIHSNSVIGEDGFGYLQIQGKHTKIPQIGTVEIGDDVEIGAVVTICRAALDKTIIGNGVKIDNHSHIAHNVTIGDNTILIAYAKIAGSTRIGKNVMIAEDVGITDHVDIGDNCIIGGGSNVYKSLESGSVVWGSPAKPINDEKRIQVVMKKLPEMYHAIKKYLKTLP from the coding sequence ATGAAATATACACTAAGCCAAATTCAACTCATTACCGGTGGAAGGGTTATTGGTAATTTAAATACCATAATTACAGGTATTGCGAGTATCGAAACTGCAAAAGAGGGAGATATAACCTTTATTAAAGACGATACATTAATTCCGCAGGCATTGCTATCGAAAGCTTCTGTGATTGTTACACATCGAGAGATTGGGACGCTGAAAAGGCCGCAAATTGTTATAGAAACAAATCCATTTTTGGCTTTTACTAAGCTCATGGAGGTCATAGCTAAAGAGAAACACAATCGCCCCATAGGGATTCATCCTTTATCTAGTATTAGCAAAGAGGCTATTCTGGGAAAAGAAGTTTCTATTGGCGCTTATGTTATTATTGAAGATCGTGTAAGAATAGGCAATAATGTTACCATTTATCCAAATACATTTATCGGCAAAGAAAGTTCTATAGGTGATGGTTCTCTTATTTATCCCCATGTTACTATTCGGGAGGAGGTTACCATTGGGAAACGAGTGATTATACACAGCAATAGCGTTATTGGAGAAGATGGGTTTGGTTATCTCCAAATACAGGGTAAACATACGAAAATACCTCAGATAGGAACCGTTGAAATAGGGGATGATGTTGAGATCGGCGCTGTGGTAACAATTTGCCGTGCGGCGCTCGATAAGACGATCATCGGGAACGGTGTAAAAATAGACAATCATTCGCATATTGCACATAATGTTACTATAGGAGATAATACCATACTTATCGCATATGCCAAAATCGCAGGAAGTACCAGGATTGGAAAAAATGTTATGATTGCAGAAGATGTTGGCATTACCGATCATGTAGATATTGGTGATAACTGTATTATTGGCGGAGGCTCAAATGTTTATAAAAGTTTAGAATCAGGTTCTGTTGTATGGGGTTCCCCAGCCAAGCCTATCAACGATGAAAAACGCATCCAGGTAGTAATGAAAAAACTACCAGAAATGTATCATGCTATTAAGAAATACCTAAAGACTCTCCCGTAA
- a CDS encoding glucosamine/fructose-6-phosphate aminotransferase, whose translation MCGIVGYIGCKEAVKVLLDGIKRLEYRGYDSSGMAFIQNGILHCEKAVGKIAELEKRLNGNNFHTSLGIVHTRWATHGAPTTENAHPHVDCNNEIAVVHNGIIENYDYLKSKLEQEGHIFKSETDTEVLAHLIEKYFHGDLETAVMEALREVEGTYGIAVISQKNPRKIVAARKGSPLMIGIGNQEYFITSDVSASLEHTRDVVYLDDNEIAILTPDRYETKTIQNIRTHKKVEEILWNLDMIEKGGYEHFMLKEIHEQPQSLRNVMRGRVESNNDSVRLGGLIHCEQDLRQARRIIIVACGTSWHAGLVGEYMLEEFARIPVEVEYASEFRYRNPVIEKDTIVIAISQSGETADTLAAIREARQKGAKILSICNVVGSTIAREADGGIYLHIGPEIGVASTKAFTAQIAVLYLFTSYMRNLRCPSSPLDSNMIKDIQSIPEKIQTILNMEEHIIELAKLYKDSEHTLYLGRGYNYPVALEGALKLKEISYIHAEGYPAAEMKHGPIALINKDMPVVFIATRDNVYGKILNNIEEVKSRKGKVIAIATEGDDQIAEKVNHVLYIPKTTDVLTPLLSVIPLQLLAYHMAVMRGCDVDKPRNLAKSVTVE comes from the coding sequence ATGTGCGGAATTGTCGGATATATCGGGTGTAAAGAAGCAGTCAAGGTTTTATTAGACGGCATCAAAAGGCTCGAATATCGCGGATATGATTCTTCTGGAATGGCATTTATTCAGAATGGTATTTTACATTGTGAAAAGGCTGTGGGTAAGATAGCTGAGTTAGAAAAGAGACTGAATGGGAATAATTTTCATACCTCTTTAGGCATTGTTCATACACGATGGGCGACACATGGCGCCCCCACCACGGAGAATGCTCATCCTCATGTTGATTGCAATAACGAAATTGCCGTAGTACACAACGGAATTATTGAGAATTATGATTATTTAAAATCAAAATTAGAGCAGGAAGGACATATCTTTAAGAGCGAAACAGATACAGAAGTACTGGCCCATCTTATTGAGAAATATTTTCATGGTGATCTTGAAACAGCCGTCATGGAAGCATTACGAGAGGTAGAGGGAACGTATGGTATTGCAGTGATTTCCCAGAAAAATCCCCGAAAAATTGTAGCGGCAAGGAAAGGATCGCCCTTAATGATAGGGATTGGAAATCAAGAATATTTTATAACCTCTGATGTTTCTGCTTCGCTGGAACATACCCGGGATGTGGTGTATCTGGATGATAATGAGATAGCTATTCTCACACCGGACCGCTACGAGACGAAGACCATACAAAATATCCGGACACATAAAAAAGTTGAGGAAATACTATGGAACCTGGATATGATTGAGAAGGGTGGCTATGAACATTTTATGCTGAAGGAAATTCATGAGCAACCTCAATCCCTAAGGAACGTTATGCGTGGGCGGGTGGAAAGTAATAACGACTCAGTAAGATTGGGAGGATTAATCCATTGCGAGCAAGACCTCCGGCAGGCCAGGCGTATCATAATTGTAGCCTGCGGCACATCATGGCACGCAGGGCTTGTAGGTGAATACATGCTGGAAGAATTTGCACGCATACCGGTTGAAGTGGAATACGCCTCTGAGTTTCGATATCGAAACCCTGTGATCGAAAAAGATACTATTGTAATTGCTATAAGTCAGTCTGGAGAAACGGCAGATACCCTGGCAGCTATACGGGAAGCCAGACAGAAGGGCGCCAAGATACTCTCCATCTGCAATGTTGTCGGCAGTACAATAGCAAGGGAAGCCGATGGCGGAATTTATTTACATATCGGCCCGGAGATTGGCGTTGCATCTACCAAAGCCTTTACAGCACAAATCGCGGTACTTTATTTATTCACCTCTTACATGAGAAATCTTAGATGCCCATCTTCCCCATTAGACTCAAATATGATTAAGGATATACAATCCATACCGGAAAAGATCCAAACTATCCTTAACATGGAAGAACATATCATTGAACTTGCAAAGTTATACAAGGATAGTGAACATACTCTTTATCTGGGAAGAGGATACAACTACCCCGTAGCGCTTGAAGGCGCATTAAAGCTAAAAGAGATATCATATATCCACGCCGAAGGTTATCCAGCAGCAGAGATGAAGCATGGACCTATTGCCCTCATAAACAAAGATATGCCCGTAGTCTTTATTGCAACAAGAGATAATGTTTACGGTAAGATTTTAAACAATATCGAAGAGGTTAAATCCAGAAAAGGAAAAGTAATTGCAATTGCAACTGAGGGAGATGATCAAATTGCAGAAAAGGTAAATCACGTCCTTTACATACCAAAAACTACTGATGTCCTGACACCTCTCCTGTCAGTAATTCCTCTCCAATTGCTGGCCTATCATATGGCAGTCATGAGAGGATGCGATGTTGATAAACCGAGAAATCTTGCAAAGAGTGTAACGGTTGAATAA
- a CDS encoding protein-L-isoaspartate O-methyltransferase, producing MKTSSLIFITSYIVSTISFISLSTFNSAVSALGIKSSVTDEGVFKRQRERMVEEQLASRGIKDKEILDAMKCIPRHFFIPEENRVFSYSDRPVPIGFGQTISQPYVVAFMTELLKVDKDDIVLEVGTGSGYQASVLSRLVKQVYTIEVVEKLGKEAIKNLKALGYTNVKGMIGDGYKGWPEHAPFDAIIVTAAAEHIPQPLIDQLKPGGCMVIPVGGMYAVQDLMLITKDASENIIKKSIIPVRFVPLIRK from the coding sequence ATGAAGACAAGTTCGCTTATATTTATTACCTCATACATAGTGAGTACAATCTCTTTTATCAGCTTATCTACGTTTAATAGCGCGGTTTCTGCTCTGGGGATTAAAAGCTCTGTAACGGACGAGGGTGTCTTTAAACGGCAACGGGAACGGATGGTGGAAGAACAGCTTGCCTCCCGAGGTATAAAGGATAAAGAAATACTCGATGCAATGAAGTGTATACCTCGTCACTTCTTTATTCCGGAAGAAAATCGTGTCTTTAGCTATTCAGACCGGCCGGTGCCTATTGGATTTGGACAAACTATTTCTCAACCATATGTAGTTGCCTTTATGACAGAATTATTAAAGGTAGACAAAGATGACATTGTGTTGGAAGTGGGAACAGGTTCAGGCTACCAGGCCTCTGTTCTCTCAAGATTGGTAAAACAGGTATATACAATAGAGGTTGTAGAAAAACTCGGCAAAGAGGCTATAAAAAATTTAAAAGCGCTGGGTTATACGAATGTGAAGGGTATGATTGGTGACGGTTATAAGGGATGGCCTGAACATGCCCCCTTTGATGCCATTATCGTTACAGCAGCGGCAGAGCATATTCCTCAACCACTTATTGATCAGCTTAAGCCTGGCGGTTGTATGGTTATTCCTGTGGGTGGTATGTATGCAGTGCAGGATCTGATGCTGATTACCAAAGACGCTTCTGAGAATATTATAAAGAAATCCATTATCCCTGTACGGTTTGTTCCCCTTATTCGAAAATAA
- a CDS encoding selenophosphate synthase, translating into MAYVLRNLPEYPDEHLLVGPKTFADAGIYKITEEIATVSTLDFFTPVVNNPYDYGQIAAANALSDVYAMGGKPLTAMNILCYPLKTLNKDILTEILKGGADKVNEAGAAIVGGHTLQDNEIKYGLSVTGIIHPKKIVTNAGARVGDVLVLTKPLGTGLIISAIKARKVLEEHISIVTKSMVLLNKAASEVMLEVNVNACTDITGFGLIGHAHEMAEASMVTLSFFAGHVPIFEGCERYVRMGLIPGVSKLSKKYLKDAIRIDPNVSEELVDVLFDAQTSGGLLISLPEEKVEVLCAKLKEKGVMTADVIGEVRTREDVSIIVTP; encoded by the coding sequence ATGGCGTATGTGCTTCGTAATTTACCGGAGTATCCGGATGAACATCTGTTAGTCGGCCCCAAAACCTTTGCTGATGCCGGTATCTACAAGATTACTGAGGAAATAGCTACGGTATCAACCCTTGATTTTTTTACACCGGTAGTGAATAATCCGTATGATTACGGACAGATAGCAGCAGCTAATGCCTTAAGCGATGTTTACGCTATGGGAGGCAAACCTCTCACGGCTATGAATATCCTTTGTTATCCTCTCAAGACACTGAATAAGGATATTTTGACAGAAATACTTAAGGGTGGAGCAGATAAGGTCAATGAGGCAGGAGCTGCCATTGTGGGTGGTCACACGTTACAGGATAATGAGATTAAATATGGATTATCCGTTACGGGAATTATTCATCCTAAGAAGATTGTAACGAATGCAGGTGCCAGGGTAGGAGATGTATTGGTACTAACAAAACCGTTAGGGACGGGATTAATTATCTCGGCTATTAAGGCCAGGAAAGTTCTTGAGGAGCATATAAGTATTGTAACGAAGAGTATGGTCTTGTTAAATAAGGCAGCCTCTGAAGTTATGCTGGAAGTAAATGTGAATGCCTGCACGGATATTACTGGTTTTGGGCTTATAGGCCATGCGCATGAGATGGCAGAAGCCAGTATGGTTACCTTATCTTTCTTTGCTGGTCATGTGCCTATATTCGAAGGTTGTGAACGCTATGTCAGGATGGGATTGATACCGGGGGTATCAAAGCTTAGTAAGAAATATTTAAAAGATGCGATTAGAATAGATCCTAACGTAAGTGAGGAATTGGTAGATGTCTTATTCGATGCCCAGACTTCCGGCGGCCTGCTTATCTCACTTCCGGAAGAAAAAGTTGAAGTACTTTGTGCAAAACTCAAAGAGAAGGGGGTTATGACTGCCGATGTTATCGGTGAAGTACGTACAAGAGAAGATGTTTCCATTATAGTTACACCTTAG
- a CDS encoding pyridoxal phosphate-dependent acyltransferase, producing MDKLDFITEELNRLKETGLLIHIRTIEGPQGAWIMVEGKRVLNLCSNNYLGFANNPRLKLASQKAIETYGVGPAAVRTIAGTTLLHKQLEQKLALFKGVECALSFQSGFCANLAVIPAIVGEGDVVLSDELNHASIIDGCRLSRAKIIRYKHGDPQDLRVKIFNEKSAMRKLIITDGVFSMEGDIAPLPEIVGIAEAFGAITMVDDAHGEGVLGRGGRGVVDHFGLHGKVDIETGTMSKALGVVGGYVAGKKKITDYLSQKGRPFLFSSAVASADVAACIEAVNILSTSDVFVKQLWDNTAFFQQKMKHAGFDLGYTRTPITPVIIGDAKTAKDFSQKLFQEGIFAQAIGYPTVPMDKARIRVMLSSAHNQDDLTWAVECFEKIGKSLSVV from the coding sequence ATGGATAAACTTGATTTTATTACCGAAGAACTTAACAGACTTAAGGAAACAGGACTATTAATCCATATCCGCACCATTGAGGGACCGCAAGGGGCGTGGATTATGGTAGAGGGAAAACGGGTATTAAATCTTTGCTCAAATAACTATCTTGGGTTTGCCAATAATCCCAGATTAAAGTTAGCCTCACAAAAAGCTATTGAAACCTACGGTGTAGGGCCGGCAGCGGTAAGAACTATTGCTGGAACGACACTCCTGCACAAACAGTTGGAACAAAAGCTTGCACTTTTTAAGGGGGTGGAGTGTGCTTTATCCTTTCAATCCGGATTCTGTGCAAACCTGGCCGTTATTCCTGCAATTGTTGGTGAGGGTGATGTTGTTCTTTCGGATGAACTTAATCATGCGAGTATTATTGATGGGTGTAGGTTATCAAGGGCTAAGATTATACGATATAAGCATGGTGATCCACAAGACCTTCGGGTAAAGATATTCAATGAAAAGAGTGCTATGCGTAAGCTTATTATTACCGACGGGGTTTTTAGTATGGAAGGTGATATTGCACCCCTGCCGGAAATTGTAGGGATCGCCGAGGCTTTTGGTGCAATTACTATGGTAGACGATGCCCATGGAGAAGGTGTTTTGGGACGAGGTGGCAGGGGTGTTGTTGACCATTTTGGTCTCCATGGCAAAGTCGATATTGAGACAGGTACCATGTCAAAGGCACTCGGAGTGGTAGGTGGTTATGTTGCAGGAAAGAAAAAGATAACAGATTACTTGTCACAAAAGGGACGTCCATTCCTTTTTTCCAGCGCTGTTGCATCCGCCGATGTAGCAGCTTGTATTGAAGCCGTGAATATTCTCAGTACTTCAGATGTATTCGTTAAACAACTTTGGGATAATACCGCATTTTTTCAGCAGAAAATGAAACATGCCGGATTTGACCTTGGCTACACAAGAACACCTATTACCCCTGTTATCATAGGAGATGCTAAGACAGCTAAAGATTTTAGTCAAAAATTATTTCAGGAAGGAATCTTTGCCCAGGCTATTGGCTATCCTACAGTACCTATGGATAAGGCGCGCATTCGTGTAATGCTTTCCTCTGCACACAATCAGGATGATCTTACCTGGGCGGTGGAGTGTTTTGAGAAGATTGGAAAGTCTTTAAGCGTAGTGTGA
- a CDS encoding L-threonine dehydrogenase encodes MKAIVKKKRTRGMEFVEVPAPRVGLKDVLIKVKVASICGTDVHIFDWTRWAQHRFLPPRIIGHEFVGNVIKIGDEVTQVKIGDRVSAESHLTCGYCYQCNNGYSEVCKNFKLLGVDHDGTFAEFLVLPEHVLWKNDSHIPDEWATIQEPFGNAVDTVLAEDVSAKTVLILGAGPIGLFATGIAKACGASLIIISDPNDYRLAIGKKMGAHSIINPRKQDVVQTALEVTRDSGIDVVLEFSGNNQALNQGLKAITPGGRISILGIYERRVHIDLNKDVIFKKIRIYGITGRKIFSTWYKTSRFLSSGLVDPSPVITHQFSLKDYEKGMKLMKDGRCGKVILKM; translated from the coding sequence GTGAAGGCTATTGTTAAAAAAAAACGCACAAGAGGTATGGAATTTGTGGAAGTACCTGCTCCAAGGGTAGGGTTAAAAGATGTACTGATTAAAGTAAAGGTTGCCTCTATTTGTGGTACAGATGTGCATATTTTTGACTGGACACGTTGGGCGCAACATCGTTTTCTACCACCTCGTATTATAGGACATGAATTCGTCGGAAACGTAATAAAGATAGGTGATGAGGTTACTCAGGTAAAGATTGGAGATCGTGTTTCGGCTGAGAGCCATCTTACCTGTGGGTATTGTTATCAGTGCAATAACGGATACTCGGAGGTTTGTAAAAATTTTAAGCTGTTAGGAGTTGACCATGATGGCACCTTTGCCGAATTTCTTGTCTTGCCTGAACATGTTTTATGGAAAAATGATTCCCATATTCCGGATGAATGGGCAACTATTCAGGAGCCGTTTGGAAATGCTGTTGATACCGTTTTGGCTGAGGATGTTTCGGCTAAGACTGTCTTAATTCTTGGGGCTGGACCAATTGGACTTTTTGCTACGGGTATTGCCAAAGCTTGTGGCGCCTCACTCATTATCATTTCTGATCCTAATGATTATCGGTTAGCTATCGGTAAGAAAATGGGAGCACATAGTATCATTAATCCCAGAAAACAAGATGTGGTCCAAACTGCTCTGGAGGTTACAAGGGATAGTGGAATAGACGTAGTTCTGGAATTTTCCGGTAATAATCAGGCTCTGAACCAAGGTTTAAAAGCTATCACGCCGGGAGGAAGGATATCTATTTTGGGTATTTATGAACGGCGGGTACATATCGATTTGAATAAGGATGTTATCTTTAAAAAGATACGTATTTATGGGATTACTGGTCGCAAGATATTCTCTACGTGGTATAAGACATCGCGTTTCTTATCTTCCGGCCTCGTTGATCCAAGCCCTGTCATTACTCATCAATTTTCATTAAAAGACTATGAGAAGGGTATGAAGCTTATGAAAGATGGAAGATGTGGAAAGGTTATTTTAAAAATGTAA
- a CDS encoding glycogen debranching enzyme yields MTQSLKGGEKVAEGLFYERSENRMKEIKNMWPGKPYPLGATWDGSGVNFALFSENATRVELCLFNGPDGNQEISKIQLIEQTDQIWHIYLPEVRPGQLYGYRVHGPYAPAEGHRFNPAKLLLDPYARAIAGNIKWSDALFGYKMGDPAADLSQDDRDSSAHLPKCVVVDEAFSWADDVYPRIPWYKTLIYELHVKGFTACHPDVPEELRGTYAGLATPAVIDHLHSLKITAVELMPVHYFVNDKHLVDRGLSNYWGYNSIGFFAPESRYSSSGFLGQQVTEFKTMVKTLHREGIEVILDVVYNHTAEGNHLGPTFSFRGIDNANYYRLVPENHRYYMDYTGTGNTLNMVHPHVLQLVMDSLRYWVLKMHVDGFRFDLASTLARELHEVDRLGSFFDIIHQDPVLSQVKLIAEPWDLGEGGYQVGNFPVLWAEWNGKYRDTVRRYWRGDAGQIGDLAYRLTGSSDLYGKSGRKPYASINFVTAHDGFTLRDLVSYNEKHNEANKEDNRDGTNENLSWNCETEGPSEDPLVLVLRARQQRNFLATLFLSQGVPLLLAGDEIGRTQKGNNNTYCQDNEISWINWHLNQSQRELLEFTQYVIKLSYEHPVLRRRHFFQGRKIRGSKIKDLTWFRPDGKEMIEEDWNNQNTRCLGLRLSGDAIEETDDRGNPIKDNTLLFLLNAHYDQVSFILPSKPSKMLWDLLLDTRSETGIRRFQSKGENEPYELVGRSLALLCLHSNEAA; encoded by the coding sequence ATGACACAGTCTCTCAAGGGAGGGGAAAAAGTCGCCGAAGGCCTATTTTATGAAAGGAGCGAAAACAGGATGAAGGAGATTAAGAATATGTGGCCAGGGAAGCCATATCCACTGGGAGCGACCTGGGATGGTTCCGGAGTTAACTTCGCACTTTTTTCAGAAAATGCTACAAGAGTGGAGTTATGTTTATTTAATGGACCCGATGGAAATCAGGAAATTTCCAAGATTCAGTTAATTGAGCAAACTGATCAGATATGGCATATTTATCTCCCCGAGGTACGTCCAGGGCAACTGTATGGTTATCGGGTGCATGGCCCTTACGCACCGGCAGAAGGTCACCGATTTAACCCTGCCAAGCTATTGTTGGACCCATATGCCAGGGCTATTGCCGGGAATATTAAATGGAGCGATGCACTTTTTGGTTATAAGATGGGGGATCCTGCCGCCGATCTTTCTCAGGATGATCGCGATAGCTCTGCCCATCTCCCTAAGTGTGTCGTTGTAGATGAAGCATTTAGCTGGGCAGATGATGTGTATCCAAGAATCCCATGGTATAAGACACTTATCTATGAATTGCATGTTAAAGGTTTTACTGCTTGCCATCCGGATGTACCTGAAGAGTTACGGGGTACCTATGCTGGCCTTGCCACACCGGCGGTTATTGATCATCTCCACTCTTTGAAGATTACGGCAGTAGAGTTAATGCCGGTACATTATTTTGTAAACGATAAACACCTTGTGGATCGAGGGCTTTCTAACTATTGGGGTTACAATTCAATTGGTTTCTTTGCACCGGAATCCCGATACTCAAGCAGCGGGTTTTTAGGGCAGCAGGTGACGGAGTTTAAAACTATGGTTAAGACACTCCACCGTGAGGGGATCGAGGTAATCCTGGATGTGGTTTACAATCATACTGCCGAAGGGAACCATCTGGGTCCTACCTTTTCCTTTCGAGGGATTGATAATGCCAATTATTATCGTTTAGTACCGGAAAATCATCGCTACTATATGGACTATACGGGAACCGGGAATACGTTAAATATGGTGCATCCCCACGTGCTTCAACTTGTTATGGATAGCTTGCGCTACTGGGTGCTTAAGATGCACGTCGACGGGTTCAGGTTTGATTTGGCATCAACACTGGCGCGAGAGCTCCATGAGGTAGATCGTTTAGGATCGTTTTTCGATATTATTCACCAGGATCCTGTGCTCTCACAGGTAAAGTTAATTGCCGAGCCATGGGACCTGGGTGAAGGAGGGTACCAGGTGGGAAACTTTCCTGTTCTTTGGGCTGAATGGAACGGAAAATATCGGGATACTGTGCGGCGGTACTGGAGAGGAGATGCCGGGCAGATTGGCGATTTAGCCTACCGATTAACAGGAAGCAGTGACCTTTACGGGAAAAGCGGGCGAAAGCCATATGCAAGTATTAATTTTGTAACAGCCCATGATGGTTTTACCTTGCGTGACTTAGTTAGTTATAATGAAAAGCACAATGAGGCTAATAAAGAGGATAACCGGGACGGTACGAATGAAAATCTGAGCTGGAACTGTGAAACAGAAGGTCCGAGCGAAGATCCGTTAGTCCTTGTCTTAAGAGCGCGCCAGCAGCGTAATTTCCTGGCAACTCTATTCCTATCGCAGGGAGTCCCATTGCTCCTGGCTGGTGATGAGATCGGAAGGACTCAGAAGGGAAACAATAATACCTATTGTCAGGATAATGAAATTTCCTGGATAAACTGGCATTTGAACCAATCACAACGTGAACTTTTAGAATTTACCCAATACGTAATTAAACTCTCTTATGAACATCCGGTTTTACGGCGGAGACACTTTTTCCAGGGAAGAAAGATTCGTGGTTCTAAGATTAAAGATTTAACCTGGTTCAGACCGGATGGAAAGGAGATGATTGAAGAGGACTGGAATAATCAAAACACCCGTTGTCTGGGGCTTCGGCTGAGCGGCGATGCTATTGAAGAGACTGATGATCGTGGTAATCCAATAAAAGATAATACCCTTTTGTTCCTGCTCAATGCCCATTATGATCAGGTTTCCTTTATCTTGCCATCTAAACCATCGAAAATGCTGTGGGATTTACTCCTGGATACCAGATCAGAAACGGGAATACGGCGGTTTCAATCGAAGGGTGAGAATGAGCCATATGAATTAGTAGGGCGCTCTCTGGCATTACTCTGCTTGCATAGCAACGAGGCTGCGTAA